The genomic window TATGGCATGGTCACACTGTCGCATGTTAGCCTGAATCAGGAGAAGTTGGCTGAGATAGGGTCAATCAAGGCAGCTCTGTGGAGTAGACACACTTCCACAGCAGAAACCAGTGGTGGGgtgaatttcatagaatcatagaatctcacggttggaagggacgtcaggaggtcatctagtccaaccccctgctcaaagcaggaccaatccccaatttttgccccagagccctaaatggccccctcaaggattgaactcacaaccctgggtttagcaggccaacgctcaaaccactgagctatccctccccccaaatttgtTGGGACAGCTGGAAATAAAAACATTCTAAGCTGGTCTAAGTGGATGATTACTTCACCCCTCAGAGCGAACAATACTGAGGCAAATCTGCTTTACGTGTGTAAGGACAGAGGGCCTCCGCTCCGAGTGATGTTCATGACGCGTGTGCTCAGTGTGGGTTAGTATCCAGTGCTACTGGTAATGTATTTTCTGTAGCATCTGAAACGCTCTGCCTCTTCTCTCTGCTGCTCTTACCTGGACCACCGTTTCTGGAATGCCAGTGCAGTACAATCTTCTCACTCCTGCTGCTCCAGTCTCCTCCTCTGGGCTGGTCCGAGACCTTCCTGAAGGAAGAGGACAAAGGAACCCTTCAGAAAGTTCATCTGCTGGGTAAATGTGTCCTGTTGGCAAGTGCCTGCTTTGTGTGGAAGTACTTACTGGTCATTGCAGCAGAGCAAAATCCAGCGAATTTAGACAGCGATTTAGAAACAAGCCTGGACCATGGAGGTGTCTGCACCAGGAgctggcttcctcctccatgtcTATGTGTTTAAAATTTGCTGATCTCATTGTAGTGATGCAAATCTTCTCTTTCCCTAGAGTCCAGCAGCAAAGCCATGAAAGCAGCAATCGGGGCAACTGTCGGAATAGGTAAGGGGCTAATTCAAAGCACTCAGTTCATCCAGAGTTTTTTGTGGCACAGCTTTTCCCCCTGCAGACAGTGCAGGTGTCATGCTGAGTGGTGGCAAAGAGACTCCAGATGAGTGAATATGCTGGCCTGTAGGGAGCAGGGACACCTCTTTGGCTGCTTGACTGTGTCCCAGTGAGTCGGCAGCGGCTCCAGAGGAAGAGTGGGGTCACTGGCCTGGGGAGCAGAAATCTGCATTTGAACTCATGTGTGTGCCCATGGGGGGCTGAGCCTAGTTTGCAGAACTGGACGGCTCTCCAGGCATGGGGTGTCCTAGCCCTGGTTGTTCCAGTGATCTGCCTTGCCTGGGATGACTCTCCCTGTAGCCCTTCCTGGGAGTCTAGGTCAGGGCATGCAGCtctgtgggagctgtgggtgggagcTGGTTCATGGACGTTCTTCTGGCTGGAGCCAGTCGAAGGGCTTGTCGACACGTACACcggtgctgctgtagcactttcGTGAAGGTGCtgctacaccaacaggagagcttctcccattgccGTAGTTTATCTGCCTCTGCGTCGATGGGAGACGCTCCCCTCTTGACGTAGTGCTGTCTACAGAGCTGGCgttagggggcagcaagcagggcagttgcctggggccccacgccacaggggcccccgcaaagctaagttacatgatCGGGTAACTTCATCCCCACATGGCAGAACTCGGGCTTCAGCTCCTTCGCTtctgcccagggccctagcaagtctaatgcgGCCCtggctgtctgcactggggggttaggtcagcagaACGacgttgctcagggtgtgaatttttcacgcCCCTAGgggatgtagttataccgattgTAAGTAtgtagcatagacctggcctaacAGCCGATGCTGGGCTTAACACTGCAGTGTCTCTAATGCAGGAGTTGCAGTCATTGGGGCCCCAGTAGCAATCTGGGCAGCAGGCTTTACTGGAGCAGGCATTGCAGCTGGGTCAGTTGCTGCCAAGATGATGTCAGCAGCGGCCATAGCCAATGGAGGAGGAGTGGCTGCTGGGAGTCTTGTGTCAGCCCTGCAATCAGCTGGTAAGCCTACGGGGCACCAGGAGGTGGTGCCTCATTCAGACACGTGTCCGGTGCTCTCCTGCCTTGCGAACAACTCACCATGGAAAAGTGATCCTGCCACTTCCAGACAGGCTCTGATTTTCCTTTAGAAGGAAGAGCAACGTCTCTATATTGTTTGACCAAATGTGTTGCTAACTGACCTTGCAAACGTgacctgcaggggcagcactgcATGCATTCAACAGTAtgctggtgatggtggtggtcTGGCTAGCTTGGGCCTGACCTCATCGAAATAAGTAGCATTAATCATGTTGTGTATTCAGTATCTTACCAAGTATAGCTTTTTAACTTCGGTTAAACTGTCAGGCCAGGCCCTGGTGCTCTGTGCCTTCCAGCATTTGCATCTAAAGGTGGAAGTCCCAATTAccatgggggtgggatgggagggaggtGCTTCCTTGAATCCACAGCTCAAGTCATCAGAAATTAAGGCAAGGATGCTGTACGTGTCCCAACGTTGCATGAGCTATTGCACTGGAGTGCGTGCTCAGTTCACTGCAGGAACAAGAACTAACCCACATGTTTGGGTTTAGATGCTCAAAGGATTTATTTCCTCTAGGAAGGAGTTGTGAGGGGGAGAGATGAGAGCTAAAACCCTGGCGGGTTAGGAATAAATACAGTACTGGGTTCACCGTACCTCTGATCAGGGACTCATCCAATAATGGATGATGCAAGTGAGCCAAGGCAGAGGTGCACAGAACAACAGGTGTTCAACCCACAAGTGTCTTGCAGCTCTTGGTAAGAAAGAAGACTGTAGCCAGCAGCCTTAAAATAGCAGAGTCCATTATGTCAGTGCAGAAAGCGTTAAGGGCTCATTCTCAGATTTCACTGGCAGTCTATCCCTTATCCACAGAGGCCAGCGGCAGGGGTGAGCTGGTGGCTCTGGGCTAGATTCTATTCTCAGTCATGCTAGTGCAAGcccagagtgactccactgatcTCTGGAGTCTCTCTGGATTTACCCTACTGAGAGCAGGCGTCACTCCTCTAAGGGAGTCAACGGACTAGTGCAATGTAGTGATACTGACTAGCTGTTCCTCTGATTCTTTGCAGGTGCTGTAGGACTCTCACTAGGTGCTAAAGTTGGGCTGGGCACTGCACTCGGATCTGTAGGTGCAGCTGTTGGCTCCTGGTTCTCTAAGAATGAATGAAAGCCGTGCAAGCCCTGCTGGCCTCAGAAGTAGACACTGACCAGTCCTGGAAACCCTTAAACTGCAAAGCTGGGCCAGAACAGCATGTGGGGTCTGGCAGTTACTTCATTGTTGGCTGGGAAAAGCTACTGCAAACGTGTCACTTGTTCTGCCTTCTCTTTGACCGTTGTTGAGCCGCTCTGATtatggtgcgggaggggggtctGAAAACAATAAAGCTGGTTTTAAATGGACAAACTTGTTGGTTTGAAATTGATGTGGGGAGAGTCAAAACCCTTGGGAGCATCAGAGGTTGTGAAAGCCTCTCCAAGCGAGATGCTTATGGAGTGAATTCTGTGTCCCGTCCTGCCTGGGTGGCAGGTTGCTGTATCAGCTGATCCTCCCTGTATCTTTTCCCTGAAGCGCACATATGCCTGTCCCCGTGGGGTTTTTGAGAAGACACAATAGGCTGAATAGAGAAATCTCACACCAGACGCATTGTCTGCTCCTGAGTGTGGATGCTGCCAATCCCACCTGCCCAGGCTAAGTGACAACACAATCTCTAGCTAGCCCTATGCCTCGCTCTCAGCCAGGCCTTCAGTCGCCCTCCTGGGTTTAGGCCTTGCTATCAGTTTTACTCTCTGGCTGCAATTGAGTCAGCTATTTAACCCTCCTTCTGAAATGCTGATGACACTGTTCTTGTCAGTAGCCTGCGAAGATCAAATCAATCTGAGTGCCTGAaacctgctcccagcccctgttAGACTGGCTgtagatgtcctgattttatagggacagtcccgatatttgaggctttgtctgatataggcacctattaccccccaaccccgtcccgatttttcacacttgctgtctgggcACCCTAACTGGCTGAGCCAGAAGCCTCTAGCTTCTTGGGCATTGGCATGAGAGAAGAGACGCACTAGCCCCGTGGAGAAGAGATCTGATTCGAAGGCAGAAGTTAGTTCTGCGATGTAAGCAGCCCTTGCCAGCTGCGTTTATCTTGGCTGACGTGAGAACCCTTCCTCGGAAGCACAAACTGTGagttccctcctgcagctgcccaaCTTGGCAAAAGAAACAGTAAAGTTACAATGGGTTCAGTGCTGAACACCGTGGAAGTGGATCCTTGCACACGGGGAGCTGGTGTCAATGACCAGCCACCGCCGCTTGCTTCGTTTTGGCTTCGTTCCCACTCGTCCGACAGCCCCACGCAGCAATGGGAGAAGGAGCTAGATTCCATCTCCACCTGGTGCATTGTCCACAGGCTTGCTTACTGAGCTCCAAACAGTTGCCTCTAGGAAACCCGCTGAAGACGGACAGCTGCCCAGGTGCCACGGAGGGCAGAATGCCGcccgcagcagcagctgctggtgagGAAGCCCAAGGCATCCCATCCAAAGCCGGTGAGGAGCGAATGCTGTTACGCTGgtggggcctgtctacactggcacgttgctgcgcagtaaagcagctgtctgtgctgtaactcccgaggaAGAAGCGCCTGGCTCAGCCTCTCAATGCTAGTGCCTTGCCTTTGGCTGGCTTTAGTGCCCAATATACAGTGAGTTTTGGTTTCAGTGTAGATCCCAGTGGACAATTCCCTGCATCCCGCAACCTCGTTTAACTTGctcctatccctaccctttggGGGTAGTTGCAGCAGAGAAACAAAGGGCTGACTGGACCTCAGACTgagcttccctctccctccccctccagcccagccccgtggGCAGAGGGTCTGCTATGCGAGGACAGCTTCCAATCCAGAGCTGCCAAGCCACTAACCTGCCTTTTTACAAAGAGCCCCTTTTCCtgtcaggggaagggagggggggaaacacaATTATTCAGGGAAACTCGGGAAAGTTTCTGTTTTAATTCTGCTACGTTTCTCTTGAGGATCTCCAGTCAACTTGCAAACCAACGAAGGAAATCTCACCAAACCTCTCCCCGTGAGGCCGGGGAGGAGTCACACCAACATAGAATAATCTTTTGAAAAGGGTTTCAGGCCCTTGGTTATCCACCAGGaagcagcaaaaataaataaagaggcaGAATCGGAATGGCGTTTGCTCTGGGCCTCCTTTGGATAATGTTTGTCAGGCAGGCAGACCCATGAGCAGTACAGCAGGACCGGAAActttcaacaaaatgttttccAAT from Chelonia mydas isolate rCheMyd1 chromosome 19, rCheMyd1.pri.v2, whole genome shotgun sequence includes these protein-coding regions:
- the LOC102934184 gene encoding interferon alpha-inducible protein 27-like protein 2B isoform X2, whose protein sequence is MSRATRPVPGSAAPEAEPPAPVDGSGAHFFLLNYPEMEAKVGESPCSELAPAALALPWPETRSPPAGDPSQEPEELFDQAPDQEEPDETDTEEKPESEPKSSSKAMKAAIGATVGIGVAVIGAPVAIWAAGFTGAGIAAGSVAAKMMSAAAIANGGGVAAGSLVSALQSAGAVGLSLGAKVGLGTALGSVGAAVGSWFSKNE
- the LOC102934184 gene encoding interferon alpha-inducible protein 27-like protein 2B isoform X3; amino-acid sequence: MEAKVGESPCSELAPAALALPWPETRSPPAGDPSQEPEELFDQAPDQEEPDETDTEEKPESEPKSSSKAMKAAIGATVGIGVAVIGAPVAIWAAGFTGAGIAAGSVAAKMMSAAAIANGGGVAAGSLVSALQSAGAVGLSLGAKVGLGTALGSVGAAVGSWFSKNE
- the LOC102934184 gene encoding interferon alpha-inducible protein 27-like protein 2A isoform X4, coding for MRRTQRRNQNQSPCSTIFSLLLLQSPPLGWSETFLKEEDKGTLQKVHLLESSSKAMKAAIGATVGIGVAVIGAPVAIWAAGFTGAGIAAGSVAAKMMSAAAIANGGGVAAGSLVSALQSAGAVGLSLGAKVGLGTALGSVGAAVGSWFSKNE